Within the Desulfobulbaceae bacterium genome, the region GGCGCCCGCCGTTGGGTCCGAGGCTCTGAAATGGGCAAATGCTGCGAAGTTGAGATTGGCGCCATTTAAAATCACCTCCACTGAAAGCAAAATGCCGATCAGGTTGCGGCGGGTCAATACTCCATGGACGCCGATGGCGCAGAGCATAAGCGACAGAACAATAAAGTGGGAGAGGGTCATGTCTTTTCCTCCTGGCCACTGTCGCGGCGGGCGATAACTACTGCACCGATTAAGGCGACCAGCAGAAGGATTGAGATGATTTCAAAGGGTACGATAAAACCATCTTTACGGGTAGAGAGCAGGCGCAGACCGATGGCATCCATGGTGACCGGCGCCGCTCGGGACACATTTTCAGCTAGGACAGCGGATGACTTGCCGCTGATGGCATAAAGTAATCCGAAAAGGAGAAATCCGCTGACCCCGGTCCCGACAAGACGGCGGCTGGTCGGCACCTTATGCCGATTTTCACTGCCAAGACCCGTGGTCAGCAAGATGATGATCAGCATGAAAATTACAATGCCGCCTATGTAGAGCATGATCTGGGCTAAGGCGACAAATTCAAGTTGCAGTAAGATGTAGAGCGCCGCAGTCGCGAAAAAGGCGCCGATTAAGGAAATAGCGCCATGCAGGAGATTGGGCAGACTTACGGCCAGCAAGGAAAAGGTCACCACTGCTGTTGCCAGTATATAAAATAGATAATCACCCATTAACTTCCTCCTTCAAGTTTTGTTGAGGATATAGGTCAAAAGCTGCCGGTCATACTTTGCCAACTCGAAATCCTGGCCCATGGTAATTGCCCCGAACGGACAGGACTCAACGCAGAGATTGCACAGGGTGCATTGGGAGAAGCGATACAAATAGCGACCAAGCATCTTGTTCCCGGCTAGATTTTGAGTGGTGAGCACAGATATTGTGCCGTTGGGGCAGGCCTTTTCGCAGATGCCGCAGCCGGTGCAGTGATGCTGGTTGTTTGCGTCATGAATCATGATTAAATGGCCACGGAAGCGATCCATCATTCGCAGGCTTTCTCGGTTTTCCGGATATTGTTGGGTGATTATTCTGCTGGGATTGACAAAATAGTGAATTGTAACTCCCATGCCGCTCAAGAGTGAAACCAAGCCGGTGATGATCTTTTGTAGATAGTAGGCGCTGGAATGGAGTACGCTGTTGTTGTTTACGTCTTGTCTCGGTTTCGTCATAGTGTCCACCCCATGGCTAGAAAAAATCCGGCTGCCGGAAGAAGTGCAAGGTTGGCAGGAAGGAGCATTTTCCATTCAAGGTACATGAGTTGGTCGATCCGGAGTCTGGGAAACGTCCAGCGGAACCACATATAAAGAAAGATAACCACAACGGTTTTGCAGAAGAACCAGACAAAACCAGGGATGAATTCAAAGAACGCATCAAGCGGGCCGATGCCGACCTGTGGTGCGAGAAAGCCGCCCAGGAAAAAAGTGGTGGCGATCCCTGCGGAAACAAACATATTGACGAATTCGGCAAAGAAAAACATGGCGAAGCTGATGCCGGAATATTCGGTGGCGAAACCGCCTGTGAGTTCTGA harbors:
- the nuoK gene encoding NADH-quinone oxidoreductase subunit NuoK, coding for MTLSHFIVLSLMLCAIGVHGVLTRRNLIGILLSVEVILNGANLNFAAFAHFRASDPTAGAIFPIFVMAVSACEMAVALAIIISMYRRKRRLDVYRLEELNG
- a CDS encoding NADH-quinone oxidoreductase subunit I — encoded protein: MTKPRQDVNNNSVLHSSAYYLQKIITGLVSLLSGMGVTIHYFVNPSRIITQQYPENRESLRMMDRFRGHLIMIHDANNQHHCTGCGICEKACPNGTISVLTTQNLAGNKMLGRYLYRFSQCTLCNLCVESCPFGAITMGQDFELAKYDRQLLTYILNKT